CCGCGAGGAAGTCCTTGGTCAAACTCCGCGCATCCTCAAGAGCGGCGAGCATGGCCAGTCCTTTTATCGGGATCTTTGGGGAACCATCACCAGTGGCAAAACCTGGCAGGGTCGCATAGTCGACAAGCGCAAAGACGGAACCCTTTTCACCGTGGACGCAACCATTTCACCGGTGAAAGATCGTTCGGGGCAAATTGTCAGTTATGTAGCGGTCAAGCGGGACATTACGGAATATCTCCAGGTAGCGACCCAGCTTCAGCAGGCCCAGAAGATGGAGTCGGTGGGACGGCTGGCAGGAGGGGTGGCCCACGATTTCAACAACATGTTGAGCGTGATCCTCGGTTGCGCGGAAATAGCCATGGGCCGGGTCGACCCAACCCGGCCGCTTTTCCCCATCTTGCTGGAAATCCGCAAAGCCGCCGAGCGGTCGGCGGATATCACCCGGCAGCTGCTGGGCTTCGCCCGCAGGCAAATGGTCGAACCCAAAGTGCTCGACCTTAATAAGACCGTGGAGGGCACACTGAAGATTCTGCGGCGACTCATCGGCGAGAACATCGATCTGGTGTGGCTGCCCGATTCCGGCGTGGGACAGGTCAAAATGGATCCCGCCCAAATCAACCAGATCCTGGCCAACCTCTGCGTCAACGCCCAAGACGCAATTGCGGATACGGGCAAAATCACCATTGAAACGCGCAACGTCACCTTCGACAATGACTACTGTGCCCGGCACACAGGATCAATCCCCGGCAAGTATGTCTTGCTGGCCGTGAGTGACAACGGCTGCGGGATGGACAAGGAGACCCTTGCCAATATCTTTGAGCCGTTCTTTACCACCAAGGAAACGGGGCAAGGTACCGGCCTGGGGTTGGCTACGGTGTACGGCATCGTCAAACAGAACAATGGATTCATCAACGTCTACAGCGAACCGGGCCATGGGACCACGTTCAAGATTTATCTTCCCCGATACCAAGGTGAAGCCAGACTACCCCGGCAGGATGGACATGGGGTGACTGCCCCATGCGGCCAGGAAACCATCCTGCTGGTTGAGGACGAACCGGCCATCTTGGATGCGACAAAAACAATGCTCGAACAGCAGGGCTACACTGTGTTACCCGCTTCATCACCGGGCGAAGCTCTGCGTCTGGCCGAGGCGCACTCTGGCGAAATTCACCTGCTCATGACCGACGTGATTATGCCTGAGATGAACGGGCGGGACCTGGCCCGAAATCTGACGGCCCTTTATCCGAACCTGAAGAGTCTGTTCATGTCCGGATATACGGCCAACGTCATCGCCCACCACGGTGTTCTGAACGAAAATGTGAATTTCATCCCGAAACCGTTCGGAATGCAGGCCCTGTGCGTCAAGGTGCGGGAAGTGTTGGACCGGAAATAACGGATTCTGCTGCCGGATTTTCTCAAACCAACCGGTGCGGTCTCATGTCAACTGTTTTCCGGCCGGGCTTGTTCCGGTCGATGATCGACCGGGGCGCATGGTTAATAGTGTACAGAGATAGCATTCCCCTGACACTTCCGCCCTTGGCGGGGTGACGGGTTACGCTGTACCGCTCGAACAATAATTACCGCCGGGCGTCTGACCTGCCCGGCTGTTTCATGCTCATTGCTGCCATGAATCCTTGGGGTTGCGGCTTTCTCGGCGCTCTGCTGTTTCCCGGCACCTTCCGTTTTGTGCCTTTGCTGGCATATGTTCCTGAACTGGACCTTCAAACCTGATCAGGATTGGATTCAGATCAACTGCGCCATCATCCGGGTGCTGAAATCATCCAGATTGTCCAGGGTGATCTGGTGCTCGGCGCAGAGGGCTTCCACCTGACGTCGGCGTGTGGGGTCGTACAGGTCGGCAAAGCGGGAGAAGATGCCCGTTCGTCGGCCGACGACGCAGAGCAGCTGTTCGTCCGGCGCCAGGGCCAGAAAGGCGCGCAGCGGGGCGGTCAGCCGCTGGCGGTCGTCCGGCAGGCGGCCGTCCACTTCCGGAAACAGGTTCAGCACGTGGTCGCTTTTGACCCGGCTGTGGATGCCCCGCAGGTTTTCCAGGAACAGCAGCAGCTCCTCGACCATACCGACCTCGCCAAGCTTGCGGAAGGCTCCGGACTGGCAGTCCTGGAACAGCTCGAGCTCGGGGGAAATGGCCAAACTGCGGATGCGGATGAAGTCGGGATCTATCCGGCTCAGCGCCTCGGCCGTTTCCAGGGCGTTTTCCCGCGAGAATTTTTCGCCTCCCAGCCCGGGCATGAAATATTCCGACAGCTCGATGCCGGCCCGCTTCACCTTCTGCCCGGCGATGACCTGGGTCTCCTTGTCCACGCCCTTTTTGACAAATTCCAGCACGGCGTCGGCGCCTGATTCCAGGCCGATGTGAATCCGGTTGAGACCGGCGGCCGCCAGCCGGGCCATGTCCTCGTCGCTGATGCGGGCAATCGAGTGTGAGCGGGCGTAGGAGGTGATTCGTTCGATTTGTGGAAAAGCCTCGCGCAGGTGGTTGAGGATCGCGACCAGATGGTCGGGCTTGACGACCAGGCTGTTGGCGTCCTGCAAAAAGACCGATTTCATGCCACTGTACAGCCAGTTCAGGGCGGCCTGGAAGGCCAGCCGCTCGCTGGCCGGCCGCTCGGGCTGCAGGGCGAGAAGGTCGCGCCGGTCGCCGCCGCCTGGCCGGTTGACGACCCGTTCGATGGCGCTGACATGCTGCCGGATCCGGTCGATGTCCCGCTTGACGTGCTCCACCGGGCGGACGCTGAACCGTTCTCCCTTGTAGATGCCGCAGAAGGTGCAGCGGTTCCACGGACAGTTTCGGGTGATGCGCAGCAGCAGGCTCTGCGCCTCGCTCGGCGGCCGGATCGGCCCCAGTTCGTAGCCCTGGTAGGGTTCCATCTCTGTCATGCTCCCCGTTGCGTGATGTCACCCAGAGTATAGCGCAATGCCGCAGTCCGGGCCCAGACTGTGGGTCACGTAACGTGGACGGTGAGGGGTTTCCCCTGGCAGCGGCATGGGCAGCCCCTTTTATCTTGCCCCTGAATCTGCGTATTCCGAGCCAGGCCGACCAGTGATTCAAGGCTTGGCTCTGCAAACTTTTCTGCCATTCTCAAATTGCCCCGGTCTGGGGTGTCTTGTCCCGTCCTGCCGTCGCCTGTCGCAACAGAAAATACCCCCCAAAAGAAGAGGCGAGAGATCCGACGAGAATTCCGAGCCGGGCAGCCTCTCCTGTCTCTGGACTGCTGCCTTCGAAAGCCAGGGAGGCAATAAACAGACTCATCGTGAAACCGATACCGCAGAGCACCGCCATGCCATGGAACTCACGCCAGTTGACCCCCTTGGGCAGTTGGGCCAGCCTGAGTTTCACCGCAATCCAGGAAAAACCGACGATGCCAAGTTGTTTGCCGACAAAAAGCCCGGCGGCGATTCCCATAGGGAGGGGGGCCAGGAGTGCGGCGGGGGTCATCCCGGCCAGGGAAACACCGGCGTTGGCAAATGCAAACAGAGGAAGAATGCCGAAGGCCACCCAGGGGTGCAGGTTGTGCTCCAGGTGTCGCAGGGGCGAGTGACCATGCAGATCTTTCGCTCTCAGCGGTATTGTGAAAGCCAGCACGACGCCGGCAAGGGTTGCATGAACCCCGGACTTGAGAACACAGATCCAGAGAAGAGCCCCAACAACGATGTAGGCGGCAATGCGGGTTACACCAAGTCGGTTCATGACAATCAAAGCCACTATGGCCAGAGACGCCAGCAACAGAGACAGGGCCGAAAGATTGCTGGTGTAGAAAAGGGCGATGACGATGATGGCACCGAGATCGTCGAGAATTGCCAGGGTCATCAAAAACAACTTGAGTGAACCGGGGATATTTTTGCCGAGCAGAGCCAGCACCCCCAGGGCAAAAGCGATGTCCGTCGCCGAAGGGATGGCCCAGCCTTGCAAGGTGTCCGGATTTGCCCGGTTGATCCAGATGTAGATCAGTGCCGGGGCCAGCATGCCGCCAACGGCGGCAATGCCCGGCAAGGCAATCTGCGGCAAACTCGACAATTCTCCTTCGAGAATTTCACGCTTCACTTCAAGGCCGACCAACAAAAAGAAGATCGCCATCAACCCATCATTGATCCAGAGCAACAGAGGTTTGGCGAGTTCCAGGGCACCGATCTGGACTTCAACGTGAGTCTGCAGAAAAACACCGTAGAGCCCTGCCAGGGGTGTGTTGGCACACAAGAGCGCCAGCAGCATGGCGCCGATCAACAACAGGCCGCTGAATGATTCGAGTTTCAGAAAATCACGTATCGTTTGAACTGTCATTTTTTCACCTTCAATCGACTGGTTGAAATGCCCAGGAGCCCGCAGATGATGTTTTGGCAGGCCCGTTTACGCATCCTGCCCGGAAGCCATGGCTTCCAGCCGGGAAATGCGTTCTTCCATCGGTGGATGAGTTGAAAAAAGCCTGAGTGCCGCGGTGCCTGCCAGGGGATTGACGATAAACAAGTGGGATGTCGTGGGGGGCGCCTCTTTCATCGGCACCGCCTGGACACC
This region of Geothermobacter ehrlichii genomic DNA includes:
- a CDS encoding radical SAM protein; the protein is MEPYQGYELGPIRPPSEAQSLLLRITRNCPWNRCTFCGIYKGERFSVRPVEHVKRDIDRIRQHVSAIERVVNRPGGGDRRDLLALQPERPASERLAFQAALNWLYSGMKSVFLQDANSLVVKPDHLVAILNHLREAFPQIERITSYARSHSIARISDEDMARLAAAGLNRIHIGLESGADAVLEFVKKGVDKETQVIAGQKVKRAGIELSEYFMPGLGGEKFSRENALETAEALSRIDPDFIRIRSLAISPELELFQDCQSGAFRKLGEVGMVEELLLFLENLRGIHSRVKSDHVLNLFPEVDGRLPDDRQRLTAPLRAFLALAPDEQLLCVVGRRTGIFSRFADLYDPTRRRQVEALCAEHQITLDNLDDFSTRMMAQLI
- the nhaA gene encoding Na+/H+ antiporter NhaA, which codes for MTVQTIRDFLKLESFSGLLLIGAMLLALLCANTPLAGLYGVFLQTHVEVQIGALELAKPLLLWINDGLMAIFFLLVGLEVKREILEGELSSLPQIALPGIAAVGGMLAPALIYIWINRANPDTLQGWAIPSATDIAFALGVLALLGKNIPGSLKLFLMTLAILDDLGAIIVIALFYTSNLSALSLLLASLAIVALIVMNRLGVTRIAAYIVVGALLWICVLKSGVHATLAGVVLAFTIPLRAKDLHGHSPLRHLEHNLHPWVAFGILPLFAFANAGVSLAGMTPAALLAPLPMGIAAGLFVGKQLGIVGFSWIAVKLRLAQLPKGVNWREFHGMAVLCGIGFTMSLFIASLAFEGSSPETGEAARLGILVGSLASSFGGYFLLRQATAGRDKTPQTGAI